CTTTATTCTATCTAATGGGATTCCATATATATTATTCATAAAAGATTTAGTTTCAGGAGTAACCGCTACAAATTCATCAACATTTTTAAGAATCATACTTTTAAAAAACAATTTAAAAATTTTATAAAAATACAAAACCCATGGACCCCTCAAAGCATCAGAGGTCATGTGATCATCAAAAATAATTTTTGTTTGATTTAATTTTTTTTTTAGTCTAGCTATTCTTATACTTGATAAAGATACAATCCCATGAACGTGAATAGCATCTGGTTGAAACTCTAAAACATGTTTTTCTAAATATTTTATCCATGGTTTATTAAATGTTGACACTTCAAATCGTACAGGCAACCTTAAGACATTGATGCCCTCCTCAACATGAGAACCTTCTTTAATCTCTTTATTTAAATGATCAGAAGATTCCAAATTAAGAGTGCCTAATGGTTTATCAGATGATAATACCATTACCTCATGGCCATTTCTAATTTGTTGTCTTGCTAAATGGGTTTCTTGATACCCCATCTGCGGTTGGAATTGATCAATTATATGGAGAATCTTCATATGCTACCTCTGCTAATTATTATATCTAAATACAATTTTTCTAAATTTTCTGCTATTATATTCCATGTAAACCTTTTTTTTACCATTTCTACACAATTATCGGCAAATGTGTTTTCAAGGTTTTTATCATTTAATATATTGAACATTGCATCTTTAAGATCTTTTTGAGTATAGGGTACCACAAAACCTACTTGATAATCTATCCAATTTAAGGTATCTGCATTTTTAGTGGTAATTATTGGAGTTTTTAAAGAACAAGCTTCTAAAAAAGTTATGGGAAATCCCGTAAAACTTGGTGTTACAAAAATATCAGCATCAAGATAGGCCATTTTTTTCTCATCCCCATATAACGGCCCGGTAAATATGACATCATTCTTAATTTTTAATTTTTTAACTAGAGTTTCAATTTTGGGCATAAAACCATCATCTGGACCGACAATTACCAATTTAGATTTATTTACACTAGTTTTCAAATCTGAAAATGCACGAATAAGTAAATCGATACCCTTTGATTCATGGATTCTGCCCAAATACAAAATGATATTTTGGTCTTCATTAATTTGATATTTTATTCTAAATAAACCTTTTTTTTGTAAAATATCTTCTTTAACTAAAGAAATACCATTTGGAATAATTTGAACTTTCTTTTTGTTAAGGCCAAATTTTTCATAAAGTGATAATTCTGTATTATTTAATGCTATCAATCTACTTGCATTTTCTAGAATATAACTTGCAAAAAATTTATTATATAATGTATTGATTATTTTTCTTTCAAATAACCAATTTAATGAACCATGTGCTGAGGATACATACGGAACATTGAATTTTTGGCAATATTTTGCAGTACAAATAGCATGAATCGATATTAAATCCTGTAAATGGACAATATCATATTCCATGACATGATTTTTTAAATAATTAATTATTCCTAGAGATAGGTAAATCTTATACTTCCAAGCTAACTTATCACTAACATAATCAAATCTTATAAAACGAATTCCATCAATATGTTCTATATCTTTTTTTGAATACCTCTGATTTGGTTCCAACATATTTGTTGTTAATATTGTAACATCATGTCCTCTCTTTACAAGTTCCTTTGATAAATCAAAAGAAACACGAGCACAACCTCCAGTAGACCATGCAAAGGGAGGTGTTGAAATTACTTGAAGAATCTTAAGAGACTTATTACTTTCTATTGTTTCCATCTTTTTTCCTTCAATATGTTTATTAGAATGTAAGAATAGATGTGTTTTCATCATCTCTTATTAATTAAAAACATTTTTTTATAGCCCAAAAAACCCAATACAATCAGATAATATCTTTTACTACCCCAAACAATCAAAATAACTTCTCTTCAGTCTGAAATTTCAAATACCTCTTTAAAATATTTTGGCCAATTAATTTCTGAATAATTTTTCTCAAAAAAATCACGACTATCTTTAGATAATCTTTTTATATTATTTTTAATATATACCAAACCATTAACCCACTCGGATATGTCAGAATCTATATCAACAAGATATCCGGTTTTTTTATGAATAATACTCTCATTTAAACCACCAATATTTGTTGCCAAAACTGGAGTCCCATACATAAATGCAGTGGCCACTACAGCACTTTGTCTAGCCGTTTTATAAGGAGTTATAGTTAGTATACTTTTTTTCATGAAATTTCCAAGTGAATTATCACTTATTTTTTCATTTTGGAATACCTCTAAATTATCATACTGATAATATTTTTTGTCATTAATTTTTTCCCTAGAAATTATTAAGAAATTAAATCCCATACTTCGACTGTTACTAACGATTTCAAGAAACTTCTCAGGATTCTTAGCAGTTACTGGGGGTCCTATAAAATTTAGATATTTTCTTTCGGAATGAATCAAATCTTTTCCTAAATCCTCATAAAGAAGGGGAATAATTATTTTTTTACCTTTAAAACCCGAATATCTTTTATTAAACAGACCACAAGCCTCTTGAGATGATAAAATAACAACATCACATTTTTTCAAAATATTCCCTTGGATATATTCAAAGAGATATAACCATCTCTTCTGGAAGGTACCATAATGGTTTTTATTCTCAACATAAGGTTCATGTATATGCTGAATAACAGTTCCACCATATTTATTCACTAACCTTGCAATATAATTATTAAAAAATGGATGAATATTAAAAAAATAAACCCATTGTGGTTTATCTGTTAACACAAGTTTTTTAATTCTATTAAAATTTCTATAATTGATAGAATCATGTAAAATCGTTGCAATGTCCTTCGAATTACCAATAAATTTGATATTGCGATTTTTTGATACCATCCACTCATAGTGAGAACTTAAGATATATTTCACTTTCATTCCTTTTTCTTCAAGTTGATTTCCAAGCGCAAAACACAATGACTTGAAAACAGGACTGTATTGCAAACTTACAATATAAATCATCAATTCCCTCAATAAAGTTTATTTATAATTTTTTGGTAGACTTCAACATTTTTATCCAAATTCATCTTTTTTTCAACAAAGTTTCTACCATTATTCCCTAATGTTTTTTTCAAAACGGAATCTTCCTTTAATTTTAATATGGCATTTTTAAATCCAAGAACATCACCTGGTTCAACAAGAATGCCACAATTGGCAAGTTCGATAAAATGAGCAGTCTCAGCTTCAGGAGAAACAATACTAATAATAGGTTGTTTTAGTGATAATAGGTTGGTTAATTTTCCAGGTAAACAGGGGGCTAACATTCTCTCATCTAATGATACAATTGATATATCTGAAGAGTTTACTAAGTTAAAATATTCTTCACGAGGTTGGAATGGTAAAAGTTTAAGGTTAGAAATGTTCTCATTATTGATTCGGTCTTCCAGATGTTCTTTTATCATCCCATCTCCCGCTAAATAAAATATAATATCTTTATGATCTTTTAATTCTTTAGCAACATTAAGGATATTATCTATGCCTTGAAATGGGGATAAAATCCCTGCGTAAGATATGAGAAATTTATCTTCGATATTTTCTTTTTTCTTGAAATCTTTGTGGGCTTCAAAAATTTCAATGTCCGAAGGATGGATTCCATTATATATGTGAGTCACCTTAGAAGGATCTGCACCTTTATTTACGACATAATCTATTCCCCCCTCAGATAAAACAGTAATATAATCGGCAGTCTTGTAAGATTTCTTTTCCATGTACTCCAAAAGTTTTATCATGATAAGATTTCGTTGTATTCCCCCATAATTCACATCAATAAGTTCCTGTGGATGAAAATCCTGATAATTAAGGATAGATGGTGTGCCATCATATTTTCTTATTTTATTCGCTAATTGGTATAGAGGTAGAGGTGGAATGTACATAAGACAAACATCAAATTTCGTGTTCATCCGTTTATATTCTCTAAAATATTGATATGGTAAAATAAAATGTTCTAATCCCCTAAAAAGAGGAAAATCCCTTATAGAAAAATGTTTAGAACGGTGCACCTCAATTCCATCCATTTTCTCATAGTAATGAAATGTTTTTCCCATATCTCTTTTATCTAAATTGAATTCACGAGGATAAGAAGTCAAAACATGAACTTCATGACCTTTTTTTATAAATGCTCTAGCTAAATCATAGTAAACATGTGCAGCACTCCCAATTTCAGGTGGAAAGTAAGCTACTACCATCAATATTTTCATTTGATATCACCCAATGTTACTTTCTACTTCAATCATTTTTTTAACACCTTCCTGAAAGCTAGTGGGGGTGATATTGAATTCATCCCACCATGCATAATCGGGAAATACTTCTTCAGCTGTTAGAGAATCAACTTGGTCAGTAGTAAATTCTTCATTCCCAATTAATTTCTGGTAAAACATCATTGCAAATTTAAATACACTAACTGGAAGGAACAATCTAAAGTGGAAACCATCAACTTCATTTAAAACAATTTTTATCATGTCTTTAAAGTAAATCACTTCTCTACCATTTATACCATATATTTGATTTTTTGGGAAATCTTTAACTAGCGAAATAATTAGTAGGCACATATCATCAATATAAATTGGCTGTCTAGGCCATTTACCATTCCCAGGTATGGGGAAAAATGGGAATTTTTTGGCAAACTTAATTAAATAACCAATATTTTTGTCATCAGTTGGTCCATACATAAGCGATGGCCTAATAATACAGTATTCCAGTCCACTATCTTTAACCAAATTTTCTCCTTCTGATTTAGTATTGGCATAATCATCTTTTCGCACAGATAATACTGCAGCAGAACTGAAATGAATAATTCTTTTTGTACCGTTTTCTTTGGCCGCATTAATAAGGTTTTGAGTATTCAAAACATTATTACGATGAAATGGTTCGTATTCGGGTGATGAAATCTGCGCAGCAAGGTTTATTAAATAATCAGAATTTTCGAATTCTTTTTCCCATTCTCCTTTTTTAGATAAGTCCGCGAAAAGCGTTTTGATATTATATTCTCTAAAATATTCTAAGTTTTCCTGGTTGAAATCAATAACAACAATCTCATTTTCCTTAAATCCATTTTGGAGCATTACTCTTACCAAATTTCTACCTACGAATCCTGCCCCTCCAGCAATTATTATTTTCATGTAAACCTCTAGAATTCTGCGCTTCGCTCGATGTCATCCCAGTTTTCCACAAACCATGAATGGGTTTTCTTCAAACCATCTTTAAAGGTTGTCTGTGGATTGTAATCCAGGATTTTTCTGGCCTTTTCAATGGATGAAAGAAGTCTGGTTTTGGCATCCCAGTCCCGGCGGGCTGCGTAGGCAATTCCCTCGGTGTTACCGGTTAACTCATTCACCATGTTCGCCATATCAATAACCCTGGTCTCAGTAGCAGATCCAAGGTTAATTGCTTCTCCAATGGCCTCTTCAACTATTCCCATGGCTATGAGACCATTAACAATATCATCTACATAAGTCCAATCCCTGGTTTCTGAACCATCCCCAGTGATAGGTAGTGACTGGTTAGTCATGGACCAGTACATGAAGTTGGGAATTACATTACGGTATTTTCCTGGAACTTCTCCAGGTCCAAACACGTTGAAAAATCGGGCATTAACAATAGGTAACCCATAGAGATTGTGGAAATAATTAGTGTAAAGTTCTCCAATGAGCTTGGTAACCTGGTAAGGAGTATGTAAACTAATAGAAATATCATGTTCTTCAAATGGCATTTTAGAGTCCAGACCATATACTCCACATCCCGATGAAGAGTAAACAAAGCGTTCCACTCCCACAAGATGTGCGTACTCTAAAACTTTTAATATACCCATCCCATTCACCATGAGATCCAGTTCGGGGTTATCTACCGAGTTTTGGTTGGCAAAATGAGCTGCCAGATGGAAAACATAGTCTGGTTTCTCCTTAAAGACACGCTTGAGCATCTCATCATCAAGAATGTCCCCTTTTACGAAGTGTAGATTTTCAACTTCGGGAATATTCCATTCGTAAGCTGAATCAAGATTATCTAATATTATAACTTTCTCTGCGTATTCTGATAGTTTCCGGGTGAGGTTGCTCCCTACACAACCAGCACCACCAGTCACTAAAACTGTTTTATTACTGTAATCATTATAATCCACGTCAATCTCCCCAAATCTTTATATTTTAATCTTCTACCCTGTAGAACCATCGCATCCATTCTACAGTTTTCTTAATCCCTTCTTCAGGATTTATTTTAGGATCGTGCTTTAAATCCTTTATTGCCTTGGAAAAATCAATGGTTTTAACCTGTGTGGTGAAGTCCTCTGCCTCTTCATAGGTAACTAAAGAATCATCACGGCCAACAGCATTCAGTACTATGTCCGAATAGTCCTTAATATCTTTCTCCCATTCTGTACGTCCACCCACATTGTATACTTCACCAGGGATGAAATTATCCACAATATTGGCAAAGGTAAAGGCCGTATCTTCCACATAATCAATGATACGTTTATGTCCTTTGTAAACTGTGTAGGGTTGATTATGTAGTGCTTTATAAATAAAAATTGGTATGAAACCTTTGAATGGAGAATATTCTTCGTGGGGCCCGTAACAGTTTACCGGGCGTACCCGTACAGTTTCCGTGTCAAACATGGTGGCGGAGTTCATACACATGAGCTCCCCTGCCCATTTGGTTATGGCATAATCATTCATCTGGTAAGTGTCTTTAATGGGATTTTTTACCATCACATCTTCGGTCATTCTTCCGGTGTAATCCCCATAAACCTCTGCAGATGAGAAGAATATCATTCTAAAACCCAGTTTTTCCTGTAATCGAATCATATGTTTGGTTCCGATTACATTAGTTTGCCACAGGTTTTCATAATATCCTTCTCCGTTCCAGCGACCGTATTCTGCAGCTAGATGATATACATATTCAAATTCATTGTTATCAAATAGACGTTCTAGTTGTCGGTAGTTACGCACGTCACATCTTTGGTAGTTGTCTCTGTTATTATGTAATAGGTCCACAGCAAAAACTTCATGGCCTCTTCCTTCCAATTCATGGACAAGGTTGGTTCCTATGAATCCTGCTCCGCCAGTTACTAATATTTTCTTAGATTCGATGAATATTCCCCCTAAAGTACAACTTTAGTATAAGCTTGTTATATTTACAATTAATTATAAATCTATTGTTTAAATTCGAATTATTTAAACAAAAAAATTATGGGCCTTCATCTATGATCATAAATACATTTTAAAAAATATGTTTACATGATTCTAATCATTTATTCTTCTTAAAATCTGAATTGGACGTTTGATAAAATACATTATTCTAGTTGAAAAATTATTATCTTCAAATGAACTCCATTCATCACTTCGAGGAATTATTATTATTTTCAAA
This DNA window, taken from Methanobacterium formicicum, encodes the following:
- a CDS encoding NAD-dependent epimerase/dehydratase family protein, with the translated sequence MESKKILVTGGAGFIGTNLVHELEGRGHEVFAVDLLHNNRDNYQRCDVRNYRQLERLFDNNEFEYVYHLAAEYGRWNGEGYYENLWQTNVIGTKHMIRLQEKLGFRMIFFSSAEVYGDYTGRMTEDVMVKNPIKDTYQMNDYAITKWAGELMCMNSATMFDTETVRVRPVNCYGPHEEYSPFKGFIPIFIYKALHNQPYTVYKGHKRIIDYVEDTAFTFANIVDNFIPGEVYNVGGRTEWEKDIKDYSDIVLNAVGRDDSLVTYEEAEDFTTQVKTIDFSKAIKDLKHDPKINPEEGIKKTVEWMRWFYRVED
- a CDS encoding glycosyltransferase family 4 protein; translation: MKILMVVAYFPPEIGSAAHVYYDLARAFIKKGHEVHVLTSYPREFNLDKRDMGKTFHYYEKMDGIEVHRSKHFSIRDFPLFRGLEHFILPYQYFREYKRMNTKFDVCLMYIPPLPLYQLANKIRKYDGTPSILNYQDFHPQELIDVNYGGIQRNLIMIKLLEYMEKKSYKTADYITVLSEGGIDYVVNKGADPSKVTHIYNGIHPSDIEIFEAHKDFKKKENIEDKFLISYAGILSPFQGIDNILNVAKELKDHKDIIFYLAGDGMIKEHLEDRINNENISNLKLLPFQPREEYFNLVNSSDISIVSLDERMLAPCLPGKLTNLLSLKQPIISIVSPEAETAHFIELANCGILVEPGDVLGFKNAILKLKEDSVLKKTLGNNGRNFVEKKMNLDKNVEVYQKIINKLY
- a CDS encoding glycosyltransferase, with product METIESNKSLKILQVISTPPFAWSTGGCARVSFDLSKELVKRGHDVTILTTNMLEPNQRYSKKDIEHIDGIRFIRFDYVSDKLAWKYKIYLSLGIINYLKNHVMEYDIVHLQDLISIHAICTAKYCQKFNVPYVSSAHGSLNWLFERKIINTLYNKFFASYILENASRLIALNNTELSLYEKFGLNKKKVQIIPNGISLVKEDILQKKGLFRIKYQINEDQNIILYLGRIHESKGIDLLIRAFSDLKTSVNKSKLVIVGPDDGFMPKIETLVKKLKIKNDVIFTGPLYGDEKKMAYLDADIFVTPSFTGFPITFLEACSLKTPIITTKNADTLNWIDYQVGFVVPYTQKDLKDAMFNILNDKNLENTFADNCVEMVKKRFTWNIIAENLEKLYLDIIISRGSI
- a CDS encoding NAD-dependent epimerase/dehydratase family protein, translated to MDYNDYSNKTVLVTGGAGCVGSNLTRKLSEYAEKVIILDNLDSAYEWNIPEVENLHFVKGDILDDEMLKRVFKEKPDYVFHLAAHFANQNSVDNPELDLMVNGMGILKVLEYAHLVGVERFVYSSSGCGVYGLDSKMPFEEHDISISLHTPYQVTKLIGELYTNYFHNLYGLPIVNARFFNVFGPGEVPGKYRNVIPNFMYWSMTNQSLPITGDGSETRDWTYVDDIVNGLIAMGIVEEAIGEAINLGSATETRVIDMANMVNELTGNTEGIAYAARRDWDAKTRLLSSIEKARKILDYNPQTTFKDGLKKTHSWFVENWDDIERSAEF
- a CDS encoding NAD-dependent epimerase/dehydratase family protein; translation: MKIIIAGGAGFVGRNLVRVMLQNGFKENEIVVIDFNQENLEYFREYNIKTLFADLSKKGEWEKEFENSDYLINLAAQISSPEYEPFHRNNVLNTQNLINAAKENGTKRIIHFSSAAVLSVRKDDYANTKSEGENLVKDSGLEYCIIRPSLMYGPTDDKNIGYLIKFAKKFPFFPIPGNGKWPRQPIYIDDMCLLIISLVKDFPKNQIYGINGREVIYFKDMIKIVLNEVDGFHFRLFLPVSVFKFAMMFYQKLIGNEEFTTDQVDSLTAEEVFPDYAWWDEFNITPTSFQEGVKKMIEVESNIG
- a CDS encoding glycosyltransferase family 4 protein, with protein sequence MIYIVSLQYSPVFKSLCFALGNQLEEKGMKVKYILSSHYEWMVSKNRNIKFIGNSKDIATILHDSINYRNFNRIKKLVLTDKPQWVYFFNIHPFFNNYIARLVNKYGGTVIQHIHEPYVENKNHYGTFQKRWLYLFEYIQGNILKKCDVVILSSQEACGLFNKRYSGFKGKKIIIPLLYEDLGKDLIHSERKYLNFIGPPVTAKNPEKFLEIVSNSRSMGFNFLIISREKINDKKYYQYDNLEVFQNEKISDNSLGNFMKKSILTITPYKTARQSAVVATAFMYGTPVLATNIGGLNESIIHKKTGYLVDIDSDISEWVNGLVYIKNNIKRLSKDSRDFFEKNYSEINWPKYFKEVFEISD